One stretch of Bremerella cremea DNA includes these proteins:
- a CDS encoding NADAR family protein, with protein MTIEFYSTKDTYGEFSNFAPFPFEIDGLVYPTSEHYFQAMKFSDAQYQERIRETKSPMIAARLGRSRKVKIRDDWEEVKVDIMRTAVRAKIFAHEDLQKLLLETGDETIVEAAGRDYFWGAGKDGSGQNWLGKILMEIRTELREAKIT; from the coding sequence ATGACCATCGAATTTTATTCAACGAAGGACACTTACGGCGAGTTCTCCAACTTCGCTCCATTTCCGTTCGAGATCGACGGTCTCGTCTACCCGACTAGCGAACACTATTTCCAGGCGATGAAGTTCTCGGACGCGCAGTATCAAGAGAGAATCCGCGAAACGAAAAGCCCGATGATCGCTGCCCGTCTTGGTCGCAGTCGCAAGGTTAAGATCCGCGACGACTGGGAAGAGGTCAAAGTTGACATCATGCGTACAGCCGTGCGAGCCAAGATATTCGCTCACGAGGATCTGCAGAAACTGCTCCTAGAAACCGGGGACGAAACGATCGTCGAAGCGGCGGGAAGGGATTACTTTTGGGGCGCCGGCAAGGACGGATCAGGCCAGAACTGGCTAGGCAAAATCCTTATGGAAATTCGCACCGAACTACGCGAAGCAAAAATAACTTAA
- a CDS encoding error-prone DNA polymerase, with protein MRYAELHCRTNFSFLEAASHPEELVVRAAELGYSALAATDINTLAGIVRANTATKDHSLKLIVGSEICPLDAPPVVVWVKNREGYANLCRLITIGRRRAPKGECHLTLDDIAKHTTGLIAGVLPPACSEDFSTREAELYRGMFDDLYLLAELHRGPHDRERRHWLKELSQQIRLPLVAAGGVLFHTPERKPLHDVLTAIRLRTSVSKVGEELQANAQRHLRSMEAIHAIHSDLPGALERTIEIADKCTFSLDELRYEYPEELAPKGFTPIQYLRHLTWKGAATRYPDGVPDKVYRLVEHELNLIEELRYESYFLTVWDIVRFARSRKILCQGRGSAANSAVCYCLGVTAVDPERVDVLFERFISRERDEAPDIDVDFEHERREEVLQYLYEKYGRERAGIAAVTITYRPRSAIRDVGKAFGFSLELVDRLAKNADHYQASDDFRGRCQEAGLDVCSGTGKQFIYLVGQLLGFPRHLSQHVGGMVITRGPLHELVPIENASMEGRTVVQWNKDDLDDLGILKVDCLALGMLTAIRKCFDLIKETTGKSLTLANIPEGDSQVYDMICRADTIGVFQIESRAQMSMLPRLRPRCYYDLVIEVAIVRPGPIQGDMVHPYLRRRFGEEEEIYPNDAIRNVLRKTLGVPLFQEQCMQLAIVAAGFSPGEADQLRRAMGAWRRPGIIDQFRQKLLDGMKQHGLEGEFAEQVFRQIRGFGEYGFPESHAASFALLVYVSAWLKHYYPAHFTAAVINSQPMGFYAPSQLIQDARKHKVEVRPVDVNRSEWDCCIERGAIRLGLRLITGLQRTTADIITHCRKDVYFQSMDDFQRRTRLSQAQVELLAEADALASLSPGRREAMWSALTISQKPRQKTLFDDLEPEEEPSAILPTMPPEEEVYTDYRTTGLSLRSHPMAFQRERLKSLGVIQTEKLAQVSNDTPIKVAGIILLRQRPSTSKGITFVTIEDETGTANLVVHAKTWERFRKITRHSQAWIVHGKVECKDTVIHVVVRRVEDLSTRLSALAMKSRDFR; from the coding sequence ATGCGCTATGCTGAACTTCATTGCCGAACCAACTTCTCGTTTCTGGAAGCAGCTTCTCATCCTGAAGAACTGGTTGTGCGAGCAGCCGAACTTGGATACTCCGCACTGGCCGCCACTGACATCAACACGTTGGCGGGCATTGTTCGTGCCAACACGGCTACTAAGGATCATTCGCTGAAGCTGATCGTCGGTTCGGAAATTTGTCCACTGGATGCTCCGCCAGTCGTAGTTTGGGTAAAGAATCGAGAAGGGTATGCCAATCTCTGCCGCTTGATAACCATTGGCAGAAGAAGAGCCCCCAAGGGAGAATGTCATCTTACGCTGGACGACATTGCCAAGCACACAACCGGACTAATTGCTGGAGTCCTACCTCCTGCGTGCAGCGAAGACTTCTCAACTCGCGAGGCGGAACTGTATCGAGGGATGTTTGATGATTTGTATTTATTAGCAGAACTCCATCGCGGACCGCATGACCGAGAACGTCGCCATTGGCTGAAAGAGCTGTCACAACAAATTCGGCTGCCACTGGTCGCTGCCGGCGGAGTTCTTTTTCATACGCCAGAGCGGAAACCTCTTCATGATGTGCTGACGGCAATTCGGCTACGCACATCGGTTTCCAAAGTCGGCGAAGAATTGCAGGCCAATGCTCAAAGGCATCTCCGTTCCATGGAGGCGATTCATGCGATTCACTCCGATCTTCCCGGGGCCTTAGAGCGGACAATAGAGATTGCCGACAAGTGTACGTTTTCGCTTGATGAACTTCGGTATGAATACCCAGAGGAACTTGCTCCAAAAGGCTTTACACCGATTCAGTACCTGCGACACCTGACGTGGAAGGGAGCCGCAACAAGATATCCAGATGGTGTCCCTGATAAAGTTTATCGGCTGGTCGAACACGAATTGAATCTAATCGAAGAACTTCGCTACGAATCGTACTTCCTGACCGTCTGGGATATTGTTCGATTTGCTCGTTCCCGCAAGATTTTATGTCAGGGGCGAGGATCAGCTGCAAACTCAGCCGTATGCTATTGCTTGGGCGTTACTGCGGTTGATCCAGAACGGGTTGACGTTCTATTTGAAAGATTTATCAGCAGAGAACGAGATGAGGCTCCTGATATCGACGTGGACTTTGAACACGAACGACGAGAGGAAGTCCTCCAATACCTTTATGAGAAATACGGACGTGAACGAGCGGGAATTGCAGCCGTCACGATTACTTATCGACCTCGTTCGGCCATTCGAGATGTCGGCAAAGCCTTCGGGTTCTCGTTGGAGTTGGTAGATCGCTTGGCTAAGAACGCCGATCACTACCAGGCCTCGGATGATTTTCGAGGGCGTTGTCAGGAAGCGGGACTCGACGTTTGTTCTGGCACTGGCAAGCAATTCATCTATCTGGTGGGTCAACTCCTTGGTTTCCCCCGTCATCTATCGCAGCACGTCGGTGGGATGGTCATCACACGAGGTCCACTTCATGAACTCGTTCCTATCGAGAACGCCTCGATGGAAGGTAGAACCGTCGTCCAATGGAACAAGGATGATCTCGACGACTTGGGTATTCTCAAAGTCGATTGCCTAGCTTTGGGAATGCTGACGGCAATTCGCAAGTGCTTTGATCTGATCAAGGAAACTACCGGCAAGTCATTGACGTTGGCGAATATCCCCGAAGGAGATTCACAGGTCTACGACATGATCTGTCGGGCAGACACGATTGGTGTGTTTCAGATCGAGTCTCGGGCCCAGATGTCCATGCTCCCTCGCCTCAGGCCAAGATGTTATTACGATCTTGTCATTGAAGTTGCCATCGTTCGTCCCGGTCCAATTCAGGGAGACATGGTTCATCCCTATCTGCGGAGACGATTCGGGGAGGAAGAAGAGATTTATCCCAACGATGCCATTCGGAACGTGTTGAGAAAAACGCTTGGTGTGCCGCTTTTCCAAGAGCAATGTATGCAGTTGGCTATCGTGGCTGCTGGATTCTCGCCCGGCGAAGCTGACCAGTTACGAAGAGCGATGGGGGCGTGGAGAAGACCGGGGATCATCGACCAATTTCGTCAAAAGTTGCTCGATGGCATGAAGCAGCATGGTTTGGAGGGAGAATTTGCGGAACAAGTCTTTCGACAGATCAGAGGCTTTGGGGAATATGGCTTCCCAGAAAGTCATGCCGCCAGTTTTGCCCTGCTGGTCTATGTTTCTGCTTGGCTCAAGCATTATTATCCCGCTCACTTCACGGCGGCTGTTATTAACAGTCAGCCAATGGGTTTCTATGCCCCTTCGCAATTGATACAGGATGCCAGAAAACACAAGGTTGAAGTTCGCCCCGTGGACGTGAATCGAAGTGAATGGGACTGTTGTATCGAACGTGGAGCGATCCGTCTTGGGCTTCGACTTATTACCGGATTACAGAGGACAACGGCTGACATTATCACCCATTGCCGAAAAGATGTTTATTTTCAATCGATGGATGATTTCCAGCGGCGAACAAGACTTTCGCAAGCCCAAGTGGAACTATTAGCCGAGGCAGATGCATTGGCGAGCCTTAGTCCGGGACGACGTGAGGCAATGTGGAGTGCGTTAACGATTTCCCAAAAGCCTCGACAGAAAACTCTCTTTGACGATCTCGAACCGGAGGAAGAACCATCGGCGATATTACCAACGATGCCTCCAGAAGAAGAGGTTTATACCGATTACCGTACTACAGGGTTGTCGCTGCGTTCTCATCCAATGGCTTTTCAGCGTGAACGATTAAAGAGTCTGGGCGTAATTCAAACGGAAAAGCTTGCTCAGGTTTCGAATGATACACCCATCAAAGTTGCTGGGATCATACTCCTACGTCAACGGCCTAGCACTTCCAAGGGAATTACCTTCGTAACCATCGAAGATGAAACGGGAACTGCCAACCTCGTAGTTCATGCCAAGACATGGGAACGGTTTCGTAAGATTACCCGTCATTCACAAGCTTGGATCGTTCATGGCAAAGTCGAGTGTAAAGATACAGTGATCCACGTTGTTGTACGACGAGTCGAAGATCTTTCGACTCGTCTTTCTGCATTGGCGATGAAGTCACGAGACTTTCGTTGA
- a CDS encoding Y-family DNA polymerase, with protein sequence MGRIPQRILCLWFPNWALQQRINTQPELQQAVLLLTESRKQGDFVRYCNRFAQRRGVQVGMPISEGRTFAQPHDRLVVEQVQPEQAWQALVEIALRCERFSFRIGLEESSDPESILMDVTGIAHFFSGEQALAAELDRAVTKRQFDGRIAIGNSIGAAWAAAHYMAKPNCPVVIPIENIRQCYSLPLPALRLSEPILQKLYRLGITTIQQVMTLDRRSLARRLGNDILTRLDQFTGQVPEYIDPCHPLPLYRVKQTLEEGISHPEAIEHFLLLLLRQLLALLAPCWLGTRHLECLFLLEDRTSKMLDLRLCETTSEEKHICELLRIHLEKLRLHSPVVGLHLEAKEVAPLGASQEEFFEGVTRNSSRQFSILLNRFSSRLGEQAVIAPYLLPDPIPERSVELASVAGPSLPSATTFNSRYHGLDRPTALFLKPRPIEVIASIPDGPPVVLFWKRKRIEIGECSEPERIESGWWQGEHVCRDYYRVETTSGEWLWVFRRLHDGRWFWHGEWF encoded by the coding sequence ATGGGACGAATACCACAGCGAATCCTTTGCCTTTGGTTTCCCAACTGGGCGTTACAGCAACGTATCAACACTCAGCCTGAGCTTCAGCAGGCAGTGCTGTTGCTAACCGAGTCGAGGAAACAAGGAGACTTTGTTCGCTACTGTAATCGATTTGCCCAACGACGTGGTGTACAAGTCGGAATGCCTATTTCGGAAGGTCGAACCTTTGCACAGCCTCATGATCGCCTTGTCGTGGAACAGGTTCAGCCGGAACAGGCTTGGCAGGCATTGGTGGAGATCGCCCTGCGTTGCGAACGTTTCAGCTTTCGGATTGGCTTGGAAGAGTCCAGTGATCCTGAAAGCATCCTCATGGATGTGACAGGAATCGCTCATTTCTTTTCAGGGGAACAAGCCCTTGCGGCTGAATTGGATCGAGCAGTCACCAAGAGACAATTCGATGGTCGGATTGCTATCGGCAATAGCATTGGAGCCGCATGGGCTGCGGCCCACTACATGGCAAAGCCAAACTGCCCGGTGGTTATTCCCATTGAAAATATTCGGCAATGTTATTCGTTGCCCTTGCCGGCGCTGCGATTGAGTGAACCCATTTTGCAGAAGCTATATCGACTCGGAATAACTACCATCCAGCAGGTAATGACGCTGGATCGTCGTTCTTTGGCACGTCGGTTGGGGAATGATATCCTAACTCGATTGGACCAGTTCACAGGGCAGGTTCCCGAATACATCGATCCATGTCATCCGCTACCTCTGTATCGAGTCAAGCAAACGCTTGAGGAAGGCATTTCCCATCCAGAAGCGATTGAACACTTCTTGTTGTTGCTATTGCGACAACTGTTGGCTTTGCTCGCTCCGTGTTGGCTCGGAACTCGGCATCTGGAATGCCTGTTCCTTCTCGAAGACCGTACATCTAAAATGCTCGATCTTCGCCTTTGCGAAACGACGAGCGAAGAAAAGCATATTTGTGAATTATTGCGAATCCATTTGGAAAAGTTGCGACTTCATTCGCCGGTTGTGGGCCTGCATTTAGAAGCAAAAGAGGTTGCTCCTCTGGGGGCGTCCCAAGAAGAATTTTTTGAGGGGGTGACACGGAATAGTTCCCGTCAATTTTCCATCTTATTGAATCGATTCAGCAGTCGCCTTGGTGAACAGGCCGTTATTGCTCCGTACTTGCTTCCCGATCCAATCCCCGAGCGATCTGTCGAATTAGCCTCGGTAGCTGGCCCGTCCCTTCCTAGTGCCACGACCTTCAACAGCAGATATCACGGACTGGATCGACCTACGGCACTCTTTTTAAAGCCAAGGCCAATTGAGGTTATCGCTTCCATCCCAGATGGTCCGCCGGTGGTTTTATTCTGGAAGAGAAAGCGAATCGAGATTGGCGAATGCTCTGAGCCAGAAAGGATTGAATCAGGCTGGTGGCAAGGAGAGCATGTTTGCCGTGATTATTACCGAGTCGAGACCACTTCAGGGGAATGGCTCTGGGTCTTTCGGAGACTTCATGATGGTCGCTGGTTTTGGCATGGAGAGTGGTTTTAA
- a CDS encoding ImuA family protein, translating to MVYMCIHSVRGAEMGKLNYHDTRKQTIVELQNQIWARERGVSEKANRVYSTGCEDLDALLPHQGIRRGSLVEWVGSTSASRAGTLSLIAGKQICPQVLPTVIIDVQHELFPLSLSLLGFDLSRVVLIRPNSEKEALWACEEALRSEAIGVVWANIERMNSTSFRRLQLAVEASAGIGFLVRSAQALKQPSWAEARLLVHPLRSLHGSPCVRVELASSYRKLKHSQADIVIDSVKGTLYGTNTTANPLPLVSQLGVTATYQHSA from the coding sequence ATGGTGTACATGTGTATACACTCCGTGCGAGGTGCTGAAATGGGAAAACTCAACTACCACGATACCCGGAAACAAACAATTGTTGAACTTCAGAACCAGATATGGGCTCGGGAGAGGGGAGTTTCCGAGAAGGCAAATAGGGTGTACTCCACCGGCTGCGAGGATTTAGATGCTTTGCTTCCTCATCAGGGAATAAGGCGAGGAAGCCTTGTTGAGTGGGTGGGAAGCACTTCGGCCAGCCGTGCTGGAACGCTCTCGCTGATTGCTGGCAAGCAAATCTGTCCCCAAGTACTTCCTACGGTAATTATCGATGTTCAACATGAACTTTTTCCGTTGTCCCTTTCACTTTTGGGATTCGACCTATCCCGAGTGGTTCTCATTCGTCCCAATTCCGAAAAGGAAGCTCTTTGGGCTTGTGAAGAAGCTTTGAGATCGGAAGCGATTGGAGTGGTTTGGGCCAACATCGAGCGGATGAATAGCACCAGCTTTCGGCGACTCCAATTGGCCGTAGAGGCTTCTGCTGGAATTGGCTTCTTGGTTCGCTCTGCCCAGGCATTGAAGCAACCTTCATGGGCGGAGGCTCGATTACTGGTGCATCCACTTCGTTCACTGCATGGTTCCCCTTGTGTTCGGGTTGAGTTGGCTTCCAGCTATCGCAAGCTAAAGCACTCACAAGCAGACATCGTGATCGACAGCGTGAAGGGAACGCTTTATGGGACGAATACCACAGCGAATCCTTTGCCTTTGGTTTCCCAACTGGGCGTTACAGCAACGTATCAACACTCAGCCTGA
- a CDS encoding SOS response-associated peptidase, with protein MKSRKAMCGRYTLRARLNQLLQIYAAESDVELEPRYNIAPTQDVATVRSTADSATRELALLHWGLIPSWADDPKIGNHMINARGETVAEKPSFRTALKRRRCLVLADGFYEWKKEGKAKQPHFIRMKDDGPIAFAGLWEHWRKNGLTIESCTIITTSANKLMSELHDRMPVILSGNDIDLWLDQKVEDSKTLLPMLDPYPDEEMETYPVSTLVNSPKNESSECIEPLAE; from the coding sequence GTGAAATCACGAAAAGCCATGTGCGGTCGATACACCTTACGAGCCCGTCTGAACCAGCTTTTGCAAATCTATGCAGCGGAGTCTGATGTGGAGTTGGAGCCACGGTACAACATTGCTCCTACGCAAGACGTTGCTACCGTGCGATCGACTGCTGATTCCGCCACAAGAGAATTGGCACTTCTTCATTGGGGTCTGATTCCCTCATGGGCCGATGATCCCAAAATCGGAAATCACATGATTAATGCCCGTGGTGAAACCGTAGCGGAAAAGCCCTCTTTCCGAACGGCTTTGAAACGTCGCCGCTGCCTCGTCTTGGCGGATGGATTTTATGAATGGAAAAAAGAAGGCAAAGCCAAACAGCCACACTTCATTCGGATGAAGGATGACGGTCCAATTGCCTTTGCCGGACTATGGGAGCATTGGCGCAAAAATGGGCTCACCATCGAGTCTTGTACGATCATCACAACCAGTGCCAACAAACTTATGTCGGAGTTGCATGACCGAATGCCGGTGATCCTTTCGGGAAACGATATTGATTTATGGTTGGATCAGAAGGTCGAAGATTCGAAGACGTTACTTCCAATGCTTGATCCTTATCCTGACGAGGAGATGGAGACCTACCCCGTCAGCACTTTGGTAAACTCTCCTAAGAATGAATCCAGTGAATGCATTGAGCCTCTTGCCGAATGA